From one Rosa rugosa chromosome 4, drRosRugo1.1, whole genome shotgun sequence genomic stretch:
- the LOC133745563 gene encoding aminoaldehyde dehydrogenase 2, peroxisomal: protein MAIQIPSRQLFIGGEWREPVLKKRIPIINPATEQAIGDIPAATAEDVEIAVEAARKALARNKGKDWASAPGAVRAKYLRAIAAKITERKSELAKLEASDCGKPLDEAVWDMEDVAGCFEYYADLAEGLDKQQNLSISLPMETFKSHVLKEPIGVVALITPWNYPLLMATWKVAPALAAGCAAILKPSELASVTCLELAEVCREIGLPPGVLNILTGLGHEAGAPLASHPHVDKIAFTGSTLTGSKVMSAAAQQVKPVSLELGGKSPIVVFDDVDIEKAAEWTAFGVFWTNGQICSATSRLIVHESIAAKFLDRLVEWCKNIKISDPMEEGCRLGPVVSEGQYQKILKIISTAKSEGAKVLSGGVRPEHLKKGFYIEPTIITDVTNSMQIWREEVFGPVLCVKTFSSEEEAIELANDTQFGLGAAVISNDLERCERVAKAFQAGVVWINCSQPCFTQAPWGGNKRSGFGRELGTWGLDNYMTVKQVTQYISDEPWGWYKSPSKL, encoded by the exons atgGCGATCCAAATTCCGAGCCGGCAACTCTTCATCGGCGGCGAGTGGAGGGAACCAGTTCTCAAGAAACGCATCCCTATCATCAACCCAGCCACCGAACAAGCCATcg GGGATATTCCGGCAGCTACTGCTGAAGATGTGGAGATTGCGGTGGAGGCGGCTCGGAAAGCCCTTGCCAGGAACAAGGGGAAAGATTGGGCTTCGGCACCGGGGGCGGTTCGTGCTAAGTATTTGCGAGCCATTGCTGCTAAG ATAACAGAGAGGAAATCTGAGCTAGCGAAACTTGAAGCAAGTGATTGTGGAAAACCACTGGATGAAGCCGTATGGGACATG GAAGATGTGGCCGGGTGTTTTGAGTACTATGCGGACCTTGCTGAAGGTTTGGATAAACAGCAAAACCTTTCTATTTCACTTCCCATGGAAACGTTTAAATCTCATGTTCTGAAGGAGCCCATCGGGGTTGTTGCGTTGATTACTCCATG GAACTACCCTTTATTAATGGCTACATGGAAGGTAGCTCCTGCCTTGGCTGCTGGGTGTGCTGCAATACTGAAGCCGTCTGAGCTGGCATCGGT AACTTGTTTGGAGCTAGCTGAGGTGTGTAGAGAGATTGGTCTTCCTCCTGGTGTCCTCAATATTCTGACTGGGCTGGGCCATGAAGCTGGCGCTCCTTTGGCATCTCACCCCCATGTTGATAAG ATTGCATTTACTGGAAGTACTCTCACAGGGAGCAAGGTTATGTCAGCAGCGGCTCAACAGGTCAAG CCTGTTTCTTTGGAGCTTGGAGGGAAAAGCCCAATTGTTGTTTTTGACGATGTTGATATTGAGAAAG CTGCTGAATGGACGGCCTTTGGCGTCTTTTGGACAAACGGTCAGATTTGCAGTGCAACATCCCGTCTTATAGTGCAT GAAAGCATCGCTGCAAAATTCTTAGACAGACTTGTCGAATGGTGCAAAAACATCAAGATTTCAGATCCTATGGAAGAAGGTTGCAGGCTTGGCCCTGTTGTTTCTGAAGGGCAG TATcagaaaatattgaagatcatCTCAACAGCTAAGAGTGAAGGCGCAAAAGTTTTGTCTGGTGGGGTTCGTCCTGAG CATCTAAAGAAAGGATTTTACATTGAACCAACCATCATAACCGATGTCACAAACTCCATGCAAATTTGGAGAGAAGAAGTTTTCGGACCTGTTCTTTGTGTCAAAACATTCAGTTCAGAAGAAGAAGCTATTGAATTAGCAAATGACACCCA ATTTGGCTTGGGTGCTGCTGTCATATCGAATGATTTAGAAAGGTGTGAGCGCGTTGCTAAG GCCTTTCAGGCAGGAGTTGTCTGGATCAATTGTTCACAACCATGCTTCACTCAGGCTCCTTGGGGAGGCAACAAACGTAGTGGTTTCGGGCGTGAATTAGGGACATG GGGACTTGATAATTACATGACCGTGAAGCAGGTTACTCAATATATATCTGATGAACCTTGGGGTTGGTACAAGTCGCCTTCAAAACTGTGA
- the LOC133742675 gene encoding uncharacterized protein LOC133742675 has translation MGSSEEKVVAVIMVGGPTKGTRFRPLSLNIPKPLFPLAGQPMVHHPISACKKIPNLGQIFLIGFYEERELSLYVSAISNELKVPVRYLREDRPHGSAGGLYNFRDLIMEDSPSHIFLLNCDVCCSFPLPEMLEAHRKYGGMGTILVIKVSAESASQFGELVADPVTNELLHYTEKPETFVSDRINCGVYIFTPDIFNAIEGVSSQRKDGADLRRLSSFEALHSATRSASTHFVRLDQDILSPFAGKKQLYTYETMDFWEQIKTPGMSLKCSGLYLSQFRVTSPHLLVSGDGTKSASISGDVYIHPSAKVHPSAKIGPNVSISANARIGAGVRLISCIILDNVEIKENAVVMHAIIGWKSSIGKWSRIQASGNYNSKLGITILGEDVTVEDEVVVINSIVLPHKTLNLSVQEEIIL, from the exons ATGGGGAGCTCGGAGGAGAAAGTTGTTGCTGTGATCATGGTGGGTGGGCCCACTAAAG GCACTAGATTCCGGCCACTGTCATTGAATATTCCGAAGCCACTTTTTCCTTTAGCGGGACAACCAATGGTTCATCATCCAATTTCTGCTTGTAAAAAG ATTCCTAACCTGGGGCAAATCTTTCTCATTGGTTTCTATGAGGAGCGTGAGTTATCATTATATGTATCCGCAATCTCTAATGAGCTTAAGGTCCCCGTTAG ATATTTGAGGGAAGACAGGCCACATGGTTCAGCTGGTGGACTTTATAACTTCAGAGATCTGATCATGGAAGACAGCCCG TCGCACATTTTCTTGCTGAACTGTGATGTTTGCTGCAGTTTTCCGCTTCCAGAAATGCTTG AGGCTCACAGAAAATATGGTGGGATGGGAACGATCCTGGTAATCAAG GTTTCTGCTGAGTCAGCAAGTCAGTTTGGGGAACTTGTAGCTGATCCAGTCACCAATGAACTGCTGCATTACACAGAGAAGCCTGAGACTTTT GTCAGTGACCGGATAAATTGTGGTGTCTACATATTCACACCGGATATTTTTAATGCCATAGAGGGTGTTTCCTCTCAGCGGAAGGACGGAG CTGACTTAAGACGTCTATCCAGTTTTGAAGCCCTGCACTCCGCAACAAG GAGTGCATCCACACATTTTGTAAGGTTGGATCAAGATATCCTATCCCCTTTTGCAGGAAAGAAGCAGTTATATACATATGAAACCATGGACTTCTGGGAACAGATTAAAACTCCTGG AATGTCCTTGAAATGTTCTGGGTTGTATCTTTCACAATTCAGAGTCACCAGTCCCCATCTGTTGGTAAGTGGGGATGGTACAAAGAGTGCCAGTATTTCTGGTGATGTTTACATCCATCCATCAGCAAAAGTACACCCAAGTGCTAAA ATTGGCCCTAATGTCTCAATATCTGCAAATGCTCGTATAGGAGCTGGTGTGAGGCTCATAAGTTGTATCATACTTGACAATGTCGAAATTAAG GAAAATGCAGTTGTTATGCATGCAATTATTGGATGGAAATCTTCTATTGGGAAATGGTCTCGTATCCAG GCTAGTGGGAATTACAATTCTAAGCTCGGGATCACAATCCTTG GTGAAGATGTGACAGTTGAAGATGAAGTCGTGGTTATCAACAGCATTGTCCTCCCCCATAAGACACTCAATCTGAGTGTTCAGGAGGAAATAATTCTGTGA
- the LOC133742672 gene encoding E2F transcription factor-like E2FE isoform X4, protein MESAEPPPPPPPPPPQPETASRHHAYSRKQKSLGLLCSNFIALYDREGVTSVGLDDAAARLGVERRRIYDIVNVLESVGVLSRKAKNQYTWKGFGAIPIALQELKEEGLKENFNTFHGNLQGNDDPKCSQGSDDEEGDESGPATGSQNENLSVNPKSSANSKNDNRREKSLALLTQNFVKLFVCSTVESISLDEAARLLLGDAHNASVMRTKVRRIYDIANVLSSMNLIEKTHTADTRKPAYKWLGLRGKDAASSASDESRKRAFGTDITNVSCKRGKVESSTAGKLEAQKQKQHESTVRQRESIVRKVDRNNLEDSKENTKSYQFGPFAPVTIARAGNFNMKKVDWDNLSSTYRPQYQNQALKELFSHYMEAWKSWYSEVVEKPIET, encoded by the exons ATGGAGTCCGCCGAacctccacctcctcctccgccgccgccgccgcaacCGGAGACAGCTTCCAGGCACCACGCCTATAGCCGGAAGCAGAAGTCTCTCGGCCTCTTGTGCTCCAA TTTCATTGCGCTGTACGATCGCGAAGGCGTCACCTCCGTCGGCCTAGACGACGCCGCTGCAAGATTag GTGTGGAGAGGCGGCGGATCTACGATATCGTTAATGTGCTTGAGAGCGTTGGG GTTCTTTCGCGAAAGGCAAAGAACCAGTATACTTGGAAAGGGTTTGGGGCAATCCCTATTGCTTTACAGGAGCTAAAG GAAGAGGGTCTGAAAGAGAACTTCAATACTTTCCATGGCAATCTCCAGGGCAATGATGATCCTAAA TGTTCACAGGGTTCAGATGATGAGGAAGGTGATGAGAGTGGTCCTGCAACTGGGAGTCAGAATGAGAACCTCAGTGTCAATCCCAAATCTTCAGCAAACTCAAAAAATG ATAATAGAAGGGAAAAGTCTCTGGCACTACTTACACAGAATTTTGTGAAGCTCTTCGTCTGCTCCACT GTAGAATCCATCTCCCTTGACGAAGCTGCAAGGTTATTACTTGGGGATGCACACAATGCATCTGTAATGAGAA CTAAAGTAAGGCGGATTTATGATATTGCAAATGTTTTGTCCTCCATGAATCTTATTGAAAAG ACCCACACAGCAGATACAAGGAAGCCTGCATATAAATGGTTGGGATTAAGAGGAAAAGATGCTGCAAGTTCAGCTTCAGACGAGTCTAGAAAAAGAGCCTTTGGAACAGACATCACAAACGTCAGTTGTAAGAGGGGCAAGGTAGAATCTTCTACTGCTGGGAAATTGGAAGCTCAGAAACAAAAGCAACATGAGAGTACAGTACGGCAACGTGAGAGCATAGTACGTAAGGTTGATAGGAACAATTTAGAGGActcaaaagaaaatacaaagagCTACCAGTTTGGCCCTTTTGCTCCAGTTACTATTGCCAGAGCTGGGAATTTCAACATGAAGAAGGTTGACTGGGACAATTTGTCGTCTACTTACCGTCCCCAGTATCAGAATCAAG CTTTGAAGGAGCTGTTTTCTCATtacatggaagcatggaagtcATGGTACTCTGAAGTTGTTGAGAAGCCAATCGAAACTTGA
- the LOC133742672 gene encoding E2F transcription factor-like E2FE isoform X2: MESAEPPPPPPPPPPQPETASRHHAYSRKQKSLGLLCSNFIALYDREGVTSVGLDDAAARLGVERRRIYDIVNVLESVGVLSRKAKNQYTWKGFGAIPIALQELKEEGLKENFNTFHGNLQGNDDPKCSQGSDDEEGDESGPATGSQNENLSVNPKSSANSKNDNRREKSLALLTQNFVKLFVCSTVESISLDEAARLLLGDAHNASVMRTKVRRIYDIANVLSSMNLIEKTHTADTRKPAYKWLGLRGKDAASSASDESRKRAFGTDITNVSCKRGKVESSTAGKLEAQKQKQHESTVRQRESIVRKVDRNNLEDSKENTKSYQFGPFAPVTIARAGNFNMKKVDWDNLSSTYRPQYQNQGAGGSSGRKRREEEREINRTGEYGIEEDQEQEEL; encoded by the exons ATGGAGTCCGCCGAacctccacctcctcctccgccgccgccgccgcaacCGGAGACAGCTTCCAGGCACCACGCCTATAGCCGGAAGCAGAAGTCTCTCGGCCTCTTGTGCTCCAA TTTCATTGCGCTGTACGATCGCGAAGGCGTCACCTCCGTCGGCCTAGACGACGCCGCTGCAAGATTag GTGTGGAGAGGCGGCGGATCTACGATATCGTTAATGTGCTTGAGAGCGTTGGG GTTCTTTCGCGAAAGGCAAAGAACCAGTATACTTGGAAAGGGTTTGGGGCAATCCCTATTGCTTTACAGGAGCTAAAG GAAGAGGGTCTGAAAGAGAACTTCAATACTTTCCATGGCAATCTCCAGGGCAATGATGATCCTAAA TGTTCACAGGGTTCAGATGATGAGGAAGGTGATGAGAGTGGTCCTGCAACTGGGAGTCAGAATGAGAACCTCAGTGTCAATCCCAAATCTTCAGCAAACTCAAAAAATG ATAATAGAAGGGAAAAGTCTCTGGCACTACTTACACAGAATTTTGTGAAGCTCTTCGTCTGCTCCACT GTAGAATCCATCTCCCTTGACGAAGCTGCAAGGTTATTACTTGGGGATGCACACAATGCATCTGTAATGAGAA CTAAAGTAAGGCGGATTTATGATATTGCAAATGTTTTGTCCTCCATGAATCTTATTGAAAAG ACCCACACAGCAGATACAAGGAAGCCTGCATATAAATGGTTGGGATTAAGAGGAAAAGATGCTGCAAGTTCAGCTTCAGACGAGTCTAGAAAAAGAGCCTTTGGAACAGACATCACAAACGTCAGTTGTAAGAGGGGCAAGGTAGAATCTTCTACTGCTGGGAAATTGGAAGCTCAGAAACAAAAGCAACATGAGAGTACAGTACGGCAACGTGAGAGCATAGTACGTAAGGTTGATAGGAACAATTTAGAGGActcaaaagaaaatacaaagagCTACCAGTTTGGCCCTTTTGCTCCAGTTACTATTGCCAGAGCTGGGAATTTCAACATGAAGAAGGTTGACTGGGACAATTTGTCGTCTACTTACCGTCCCCAGTATCAGAATCAAG GAGCAGGAGGAAGTAGTgggagaaagagaagagaggaggAAAGAGAAATAAACAGAACAGGAGAGTATGGGATAGAAGAAGATCAAGAACAAGAGGAA CTTTGA
- the LOC133707353 gene encoding protein PYRICULARIA ORYZAE RESISTANCE 21-like, which produces MGENKVTIMILKVDLQCEKCYRKVKKVLCKFPQIRDQMYDEKNNQVIIKVVCCCPEKIRDKLCCKGGVAITSIEIKEPQKPKPPSPAPKPAPAPAPKPAPTPAPKPAPAPAPKPAPAPVPACPLRPVNPCCMDCYGGRHGGPCETGYGAPAPAPVPACRPRPLNPCCMDCYEGRPGGPCETGYGYSGPAPYTQYDGYYGRPVYDSYGGGRSYCVTRPHCFSEENPQVCAIM; this is translated from the exons ATGGGCGAAAATAAG GTGACTATAATGATTCTGAAGGTAGACCTTCAGTGTGAAAAATGCTACAGGAAGGTCAAGAAAGTCCTCTGTAAATTCCCTC AAATACGAGACCAGATGTACGACGAGAAGAACAACCAGGTGATTATCAAAGTGGTCTGCTGCTGTCCTGAAAAGATCAGGGACAAGCTATGCTGCAAAGGAGGTGTCGCCATTACGAGCATCGAGATCAAAGAGCCCCAGAAGCCCAAGCCTCCTTCTCCGGCTCCGAAACCTGCTCCGGCTCCGGCTCCGAAACCTGCTCCGACTCCGGCTCCGAAACCTGCTCCCGCTCCTGCTCCGAAACCAGCTCCGGCGCCGGTACCTGCTTGCCCTCTGCGGCCGGTGAACCCGTGTTGTATGGATTGTTACGGAGGGCGTCATGGTGGTCCCTGCGAAACTGGGTATGGTGCTCCGGCTCCGGCGCCGGTTCCTGCTTGCCGTCCGCGGCCGTTGAACCCGTGTTGTATGGATTGTTACGAAGGGCGTCCTGGTGGTCCCTGCGAAACTGGGTACGGTTACAGTGGGCCTGCCCCTTACACACAGTACGATGGCTACTACGGAAGGCCGGTCTATGATAGTTACGGCGGTGGGAGGAGTTACTGCGTGACCCGCCCCCATTGTTTCAGTGAAGAAAATCCCCAAGTATGCGCCATTATGTAA
- the LOC133742672 gene encoding E2F transcription factor-like E2FE isoform X3, with protein sequence MESAEPPPPPPPPPPQPETASRHHAYSRKQKSLGLLCSNFIALYDREGVTSVGLDDAAARLGVERRRIYDIVNVLESVGVLSRKAKNQYTWKGFGAIPIALQELKEEGLKENFNTFHGNLQGNDDPKCSQGSDDEEGDESGPATGSQNENLSVNPKSSANSKNDNRREKSLALLTQNFVKLFVCSTVESISLDEAARLLLGDAHNASVMRTAKVRRIYDIANVLSSMNLIEKTHTADTRKPAYKWLGLRGKDAASSASDESRKRAFGTDITNVSCKRGKVESSTAGKLEAQKQKQHESTVRQRESIVRKVDRNNLEDSKENTKSYQFGPFAPVTIARAGNFNMKKVDWDNLSSTYRPQYQNQALKELFSHYMEAWKSWYSEVVEKPIET encoded by the exons ATGGAGTCCGCCGAacctccacctcctcctccgccgccgccgccgcaacCGGAGACAGCTTCCAGGCACCACGCCTATAGCCGGAAGCAGAAGTCTCTCGGCCTCTTGTGCTCCAA TTTCATTGCGCTGTACGATCGCGAAGGCGTCACCTCCGTCGGCCTAGACGACGCCGCTGCAAGATTag GTGTGGAGAGGCGGCGGATCTACGATATCGTTAATGTGCTTGAGAGCGTTGGG GTTCTTTCGCGAAAGGCAAAGAACCAGTATACTTGGAAAGGGTTTGGGGCAATCCCTATTGCTTTACAGGAGCTAAAG GAAGAGGGTCTGAAAGAGAACTTCAATACTTTCCATGGCAATCTCCAGGGCAATGATGATCCTAAA TGTTCACAGGGTTCAGATGATGAGGAAGGTGATGAGAGTGGTCCTGCAACTGGGAGTCAGAATGAGAACCTCAGTGTCAATCCCAAATCTTCAGCAAACTCAAAAAATG ATAATAGAAGGGAAAAGTCTCTGGCACTACTTACACAGAATTTTGTGAAGCTCTTCGTCTGCTCCACT GTAGAATCCATCTCCCTTGACGAAGCTGCAAGGTTATTACTTGGGGATGCACACAATGCATCTGTAATGAGAA CAGCTAAAGTAAGGCGGATTTATGATATTGCAAATGTTTTGTCCTCCATGAATCTTATTGAAAAG ACCCACACAGCAGATACAAGGAAGCCTGCATATAAATGGTTGGGATTAAGAGGAAAAGATGCTGCAAGTTCAGCTTCAGACGAGTCTAGAAAAAGAGCCTTTGGAACAGACATCACAAACGTCAGTTGTAAGAGGGGCAAGGTAGAATCTTCTACTGCTGGGAAATTGGAAGCTCAGAAACAAAAGCAACATGAGAGTACAGTACGGCAACGTGAGAGCATAGTACGTAAGGTTGATAGGAACAATTTAGAGGActcaaaagaaaatacaaagagCTACCAGTTTGGCCCTTTTGCTCCAGTTACTATTGCCAGAGCTGGGAATTTCAACATGAAGAAGGTTGACTGGGACAATTTGTCGTCTACTTACCGTCCCCAGTATCAGAATCAAG CTTTGAAGGAGCTGTTTTCTCATtacatggaagcatggaagtcATGGTACTCTGAAGTTGTTGAGAAGCCAATCGAAACTTGA
- the LOC133742672 gene encoding E2F transcription factor-like E2FE isoform X1: MESAEPPPPPPPPPPQPETASRHHAYSRKQKSLGLLCSNFIALYDREGVTSVGLDDAAARLGVERRRIYDIVNVLESVGVLSRKAKNQYTWKGFGAIPIALQELKEEGLKENFNTFHGNLQGNDDPKCSQGSDDEEGDESGPATGSQNENLSVNPKSSANSKNDNRREKSLALLTQNFVKLFVCSTVESISLDEAARLLLGDAHNASVMRTAKVRRIYDIANVLSSMNLIEKTHTADTRKPAYKWLGLRGKDAASSASDESRKRAFGTDITNVSCKRGKVESSTAGKLEAQKQKQHESTVRQRESIVRKVDRNNLEDSKENTKSYQFGPFAPVTIARAGNFNMKKVDWDNLSSTYRPQYQNQGAGGSSGRKRREEEREINRTGEYGIEEDQEQEEL, from the exons ATGGAGTCCGCCGAacctccacctcctcctccgccgccgccgccgcaacCGGAGACAGCTTCCAGGCACCACGCCTATAGCCGGAAGCAGAAGTCTCTCGGCCTCTTGTGCTCCAA TTTCATTGCGCTGTACGATCGCGAAGGCGTCACCTCCGTCGGCCTAGACGACGCCGCTGCAAGATTag GTGTGGAGAGGCGGCGGATCTACGATATCGTTAATGTGCTTGAGAGCGTTGGG GTTCTTTCGCGAAAGGCAAAGAACCAGTATACTTGGAAAGGGTTTGGGGCAATCCCTATTGCTTTACAGGAGCTAAAG GAAGAGGGTCTGAAAGAGAACTTCAATACTTTCCATGGCAATCTCCAGGGCAATGATGATCCTAAA TGTTCACAGGGTTCAGATGATGAGGAAGGTGATGAGAGTGGTCCTGCAACTGGGAGTCAGAATGAGAACCTCAGTGTCAATCCCAAATCTTCAGCAAACTCAAAAAATG ATAATAGAAGGGAAAAGTCTCTGGCACTACTTACACAGAATTTTGTGAAGCTCTTCGTCTGCTCCACT GTAGAATCCATCTCCCTTGACGAAGCTGCAAGGTTATTACTTGGGGATGCACACAATGCATCTGTAATGAGAA CAGCTAAAGTAAGGCGGATTTATGATATTGCAAATGTTTTGTCCTCCATGAATCTTATTGAAAAG ACCCACACAGCAGATACAAGGAAGCCTGCATATAAATGGTTGGGATTAAGAGGAAAAGATGCTGCAAGTTCAGCTTCAGACGAGTCTAGAAAAAGAGCCTTTGGAACAGACATCACAAACGTCAGTTGTAAGAGGGGCAAGGTAGAATCTTCTACTGCTGGGAAATTGGAAGCTCAGAAACAAAAGCAACATGAGAGTACAGTACGGCAACGTGAGAGCATAGTACGTAAGGTTGATAGGAACAATTTAGAGGActcaaaagaaaatacaaagagCTACCAGTTTGGCCCTTTTGCTCCAGTTACTATTGCCAGAGCTGGGAATTTCAACATGAAGAAGGTTGACTGGGACAATTTGTCGTCTACTTACCGTCCCCAGTATCAGAATCAAG GAGCAGGAGGAAGTAGTgggagaaagagaagagaggaggAAAGAGAAATAAACAGAACAGGAGAGTATGGGATAGAAGAAGATCAAGAACAAGAGGAA CTTTGA
- the LOC133743601 gene encoding uncharacterized protein LOC133743601 codes for MDHGDKKSNGYETTSWADQWDYTNNSSYPVDVKGGEGTAAKCKQKVGEGLVKTKAVASTGVKKVKDGASSGFQWIKDKYQKTTQKR; via the coding sequence ATGGATCACGGAGACAAGAAATCGAATGGTTACGAGACGACGTCATGGGCAGaccagtgggactacaccaaCAACTCGTCGTACCCTGTGGACGTCAAAGGCGGCGAGGGAACCGCCGCCAAGTGCAAGCAGAAGGTCGGCGAAGGCCTCGTGAAGACTAAAGCCGTCGCCTCCACCGGAGTCAAGAAGGTCAAGGATGGCGCCTCCTCCGGTTTCCAGTGGATCAAGGACAAGTATCAGAAGACCACCCAGAAACGCTGA